A window of the Vibrio ostreae genome harbors these coding sequences:
- a CDS encoding Fe(3+) ABC transporter substrate-binding protein gives MKKLLTLSALASSMLAPAAIAAEEVNVYSYRQPFLIDPMFKEFTDETGIKVNVKFAKEGIAEKLAQEGEYSPADLVLTSEFSRLFELADKGLTQPVDSAVIDSNIPAQYRDSKDEWFALTIRTRSVYSSRDRVGKLSDDFDYLDLAKPEYKGKICTRSGKHPYNIALVAAMIANHGEAETKTWLQGVKANLARKPQGNDRDQVRAIKEGLCDLSLGNSYYLGKMLTDKEQKSWAESVYINFPGQKVQGTHVNVSGMAMAKYAPNRDNALKLMEFLTGDKAQHMYADVNFEYPVKPGVARSELVASWGEFKSDSLPLEKIADNHEAAIKLIDEVKFDL, from the coding sequence ATGAAAAAACTGCTAACGCTTTCAGCGCTTGCAAGCAGCATGCTGGCACCAGCGGCCATAGCTGCAGAGGAAGTGAATGTTTACTCTTACCGTCAGCCTTTTCTGATTGACCCGATGTTTAAAGAGTTCACTGATGAGACTGGCATCAAGGTGAACGTCAAATTTGCCAAAGAAGGCATTGCCGAGAAACTGGCGCAGGAAGGCGAATACAGCCCGGCCGATTTGGTGCTCACCTCTGAGTTTAGCCGCCTGTTTGAACTGGCAGATAAAGGTCTGACCCAGCCGGTAGACAGTGCCGTGATTGACAGCAATATTCCGGCTCAGTACCGCGATAGTAAGGATGAATGGTTTGCGCTGACTATCCGTACACGCAGTGTTTACTCTTCGCGTGATCGTGTGGGTAAACTGAGTGATGATTTCGATTACCTTGATCTGGCTAAGCCAGAGTACAAAGGTAAAATCTGTACCCGTAGCGGTAAGCACCCCTACAACATTGCTCTGGTTGCCGCCATGATTGCCAACCACGGCGAAGCTGAAACCAAAACCTGGCTGCAGGGCGTAAAAGCTAACCTGGCACGTAAGCCGCAAGGTAACGACCGTGATCAGGTTCGTGCTATCAAAGAAGGTTTATGTGATCTGTCGCTGGGTAACAGCTACTATCTGGGAAAAATGCTGACGGATAAAGAGCAGAAGAGCTGGGCGGAATCAGTTTACATTAACTTCCCGGGTCAGAAGGTGCAGGGCACCCATGTGAACGTCAGTGGTATGGCGATGGCGAAATACGCGCCAAATCGTGATAATGCTTTGAAGTTGATGGAGTTTCTCACCGGCGACAAAGCACAGCACATGTATGCCGATGTAAACTTCGAATATCCGGTTAAACCTGGGGTTGCACGCTCTGAACTGGTGGCATCCTGGGGTGAGTTTAAGTCAGATTCGCTACCATTGGAAAAAATTGCCGACAATCATGAAGCGGCCATCAAGCTGATTGACGAAGTCAAATTTGACCTTTAA
- a CDS encoding ammonium transporter: MELSLTVTELRYALDTFFFLISGALVMWMAAGFAMLEAGLVRSKNTTEILTKNFVLYAIACTMYLIVGYNIMYVDNAEAGWLPSFGALIGTQGEGADHSLESDFFFQVVFVATAMSVVSGAVAERMKLWSFLIFSVILTAFIYPMEGYWTWGGGFLSAAGFSDFAGSGIVHMAGASAALAGVLLLGARKGKYGKNGEIYPIPGSNMPLATLGTFILWLGWFGFNGGSQLMVSDFENATAVGQIFLNTNAAAAAGAIAALLVCKTTWGKADLTMVLNGALAGLVAITADPLSPSPLYAVAIGVVAGALVVFSIIALDKLKIDDPVGAISVHGVCGFFGLMVVPLSNGDATFGAQLMGAAVIFAWVFAASLIVWGILKATVGIRVSEEEEMEGMDMHDCGVESYPEFVTVK; encoded by the coding sequence ATGGAACTGTCGCTTACTGTAACGGAATTACGTTACGCACTGGATACATTCTTTTTCTTAATCTCGGGCGCACTGGTTATGTGGATGGCAGCGGGCTTTGCCATGCTGGAAGCTGGCCTGGTACGTTCGAAAAATACCACTGAAATTCTGACTAAAAACTTTGTTCTGTACGCAATTGCGTGCACCATGTACCTGATTGTCGGCTACAACATTATGTACGTTGATAATGCTGAAGCCGGTTGGCTGCCATCGTTCGGCGCTCTGATCGGCACTCAGGGTGAAGGTGCAGACCACTCTCTAGAGTCAGACTTCTTCTTTCAGGTAGTATTCGTTGCAACAGCGATGTCTGTCGTGTCGGGTGCGGTGGCTGAGCGTATGAAACTGTGGTCATTCCTGATTTTCTCTGTCATTCTGACGGCGTTCATCTACCCGATGGAAGGTTACTGGACTTGGGGCGGTGGCTTCCTGTCTGCAGCAGGTTTCAGCGACTTCGCAGGCTCTGGTATCGTACACATGGCCGGTGCGTCAGCCGCTTTGGCCGGTGTTCTTCTGCTGGGTGCCCGTAAAGGTAAATACGGTAAAAACGGTGAAATTTACCCGATTCCAGGTTCAAACATGCCGCTGGCAACCCTGGGTACCTTCATCTTGTGGTTAGGCTGGTTTGGTTTCAACGGCGGTTCTCAGCTGATGGTGTCTGACTTTGAAAACGCAACCGCGGTAGGCCAAATCTTCCTGAACACCAACGCAGCCGCCGCTGCAGGTGCAATTGCCGCACTGCTGGTATGTAAAACCACTTGGGGTAAAGCTGACCTGACTATGGTTCTGAACGGTGCGCTGGCTGGTCTGGTGGCTATCACGGCTGACCCGCTGTCACCATCTCCGCTGTACGCAGTGGCTATCGGTGTGGTTGCCGGTGCGCTGGTTGTGTTCAGCATCATTGCGCTGGATAAACTGAAGATCGATGATCCAGTGGGTGCGATTTCGGTACACGGCGTATGTGGTTTCTTTGGTCTGATGGTTGTGCCACTGAGCAACGGTGATGCTACATTCGGTGCACAGCTGATGGGTGCAGCAGTTATCTTTGCCTGGGTATTTGCAGCTAGCCTGATTGTCTGGGGTATCCTGAAAGCGACCGTTGGTATCCGTGTCTCTGAAGAAGAAGAGATGGAAGGTATGGACATGCACGACTGTGGCGTAGAATCTTACCCAGAATTCGTGACGGTTAAGTAA
- a CDS encoding YacL family protein — translation MEFEFTKNTMLGEYYVTCSMEHQIVARWLQEEISQDRTKIEQVLHLVKQAHQFPAQEWQWAGKEISLSLLGAEVTVQDNALSYGHDIELESEFELYESESVAQCGLEDFESLLMQWQAFLGGY, via the coding sequence ATGGAATTCGAATTTACTAAAAACACTATGTTAGGTGAGTATTACGTCACCTGCAGTATGGAGCATCAAATTGTGGCCCGTTGGCTGCAGGAAGAGATTAGTCAGGATCGCACAAAAATCGAGCAAGTGTTGCATTTGGTGAAGCAGGCGCACCAATTTCCAGCACAGGAGTGGCAATGGGCGGGTAAAGAGATCTCACTGAGCCTGCTTGGTGCTGAAGTGACGGTACAGGATAATGCCTTGTCCTATGGGCATGATATTGAGTTAGAAAGTGAATTCGAATTGTATGAAAGCGAGAGTGTCGCTCAGTGTGGTCTGGAAGATTTTGAGTCTCTGCTGATGCAATGGCAGGCATTTTTAGGCGGATATTAA
- a CDS encoding AI-2E family transporter: protein MPDKLKISSSHWVLIVALLATAFACYLLIRPYVNSIMMAFIISLLMFPIHEKMESKLPSYPNLASLLSCVILTFIIVIPLLFVFGAIVQQGSKFSQNVYQWVTHGGIQTVFNHPLVVKVLAITNQYLPFDEISPQQIAQKVGQFATTFGSNLVGISAKILGDATSFIMDFLLMLFVLFFLLRDHDKIIASLRHIIPLSRSQEDRLLQQIEQVSKSAVMGSFLTAIAQGFAGGIGMWLAGFPGLFWGTMMGFASFIPVVGTALVWIPATIYLFVTGDTGWAVFLGIWSVALVGSIDNLLRPLLMQGSAGMNTLLIFFSLLGGIQLFGLIGLIYGPLIFAITIVFFNMYEEEFQSFLNKQDNS, encoded by the coding sequence GTGCCTGATAAACTGAAGATCTCCTCCAGCCACTGGGTATTAATTGTTGCCCTGCTGGCCACCGCATTTGCCTGTTATCTGCTGATAAGGCCTTATGTTAACTCGATTATGATGGCCTTTATCATCTCGCTGCTCATGTTTCCGATCCATGAGAAAATGGAATCTAAGTTACCATCTTATCCTAATCTGGCTTCACTGCTGTCCTGCGTCATTCTCACTTTCATCATAGTCATTCCACTGCTGTTTGTGTTTGGCGCCATCGTGCAGCAAGGCTCAAAGTTTTCCCAGAATGTTTACCAATGGGTCACTCACGGCGGCATTCAGACCGTATTCAACCATCCACTGGTGGTGAAAGTATTGGCCATCACCAATCAGTATCTGCCGTTTGATGAAATCAGTCCGCAGCAAATCGCGCAGAAAGTTGGCCAGTTTGCCACCACGTTCGGCAGCAACCTGGTTGGCATCAGCGCCAAAATTCTCGGTGATGCCACCTCTTTCATCATGGATTTTCTATTGATGCTGTTTGTGCTGTTCTTTTTACTGCGCGACCACGACAAGATCATCGCCTCGCTGCGCCACATTATTCCGCTGTCACGCAGTCAGGAGGACCGTCTGTTGCAACAGATAGAACAAGTGTCCAAGTCTGCGGTGATGGGCTCATTTCTGACCGCGATAGCGCAAGGCTTTGCCGGCGGTATCGGCATGTGGCTGGCCGGTTTCCCTGGTTTGTTCTGGGGCACCATGATGGGTTTTGCCTCATTCATCCCGGTGGTCGGTACCGCACTGGTGTGGATACCCGCCACCATCTACCTGTTTGTCACCGGCGATACCGGCTGGGCTGTCTTCCTGGGTATCTGGAGCGTGGCGCTGGTCGGCTCAATTGATAACCTGCTGCGGCCGCTGCTGATGCAAGGCAGTGCCGGGATGAACACCCTGCTGATTTTCTTCTCCCTGCTAGGCGGCATCCAGCTATTTGGTCTGATTGGCCTGATTTACGGCCCGCTGATCTTTGCCATTACCATCGTGTTTTTTAATATGTACGAAGAGGAGTTCCAGAGTTTTCTCAACAAGCAGGACAACAGCTGA
- the erpA gene encoding iron-sulfur cluster insertion protein ErpA: MSEVNVPLSFSDAAATRVKALIAEEENPALKLRVYITGGGCSGFQYGFTFDENVNDGDTEIVNSGVTLVVDPMSLQYLIGGIVDYTEGLEGSRFFVNNPNATTTCGCGASFSV, translated from the coding sequence GTGAGCGAAGTAAATGTACCATTATCCTTTTCGGATGCGGCAGCAACACGAGTAAAAGCTCTGATTGCGGAAGAAGAAAACCCGGCGCTGAAACTGCGTGTCTACATCACTGGTGGCGGCTGCAGTGGTTTCCAGTACGGTTTTACCTTTGATGAAAACGTCAATGACGGTGATACCGAGATCGTTAACAGCGGTGTGACCCTGGTGGTAGACCCGATGAGCCTGCAATACCTGATTGGCGGCATTGTTGATTACACCGAAGGTCTGGAAGGCTCGCGTTTCTTTGTCAACAACCCAAATGCGACCACGACTTGTGGTTGTGGAGCCTCTTTCAGCGTCTGA
- the glnK gene encoding P-II family nitrogen regulator yields MKLINAIIKPFKLDDVREALADVGIEGMTVSEVKGFGRQKGHTELYRGAEYQVDFLPKVKIEIATQADNVDRVLEAIIKAAHTGKIGDGKIFVYDLSHAVRIRTGEADAEAL; encoded by the coding sequence ATGAAACTCATTAACGCAATCATCAAACCATTTAAACTTGACGATGTACGTGAAGCCCTGGCTGATGTGGGCATCGAAGGGATGACCGTATCAGAAGTCAAAGGTTTTGGTCGCCAGAAAGGCCATACCGAGCTTTACCGTGGTGCGGAATACCAGGTAGATTTCCTGCCTAAGGTAAAAATCGAAATTGCTACACAAGCGGATAACGTTGATCGTGTTCTGGAAGCGATTATCAAAGCGGCACATACCGGTAAAATCGGTGACGGCAAAATTTTTGTTTATGACTTAAGCCACGCAGTTCGTATTCGTACCGGCGAAGCGGACGCGGAAGCACTTTAA
- a CDS encoding ABC transporter ATP-binding protein has protein sequence MSCALSIQNLTCQYETQTVLESLSLEVEHGEIVCLLGASGCGKTTLLKAIAGLLPLASGVMSLNGLTIDDGQLWLPPEQRNIGMIFQDYALFPHLTVAENVAFGLRDLSLVQRQSKVTEMLDLVHLSGLSDRYPHQLSGGQQQRVAIARSLAYKPDLLLLDEPFSNIDTQVRHDLIAEIRKIFKKQGVTAIFVTHSREEAFAFADKMAVMQHGVIEQYGTASQLYFHPSSKFVADFLGGGSYLPATRVSDSQYQTEFGVLEATAQQMINHGGQCELLLRPQQIRIHSDAGSQVTVLEQQFMGDHCRYVIETQGAKLLATSSQAIQIGEKVAVSIDTQGVLAF, from the coding sequence ATGAGCTGCGCATTATCGATTCAGAATCTGACCTGTCAGTATGAGACACAGACCGTACTGGAATCACTCTCGCTTGAGGTGGAACACGGTGAAATCGTCTGTCTGCTTGGAGCCAGCGGATGTGGTAAAACGACCTTGCTCAAGGCCATCGCCGGTTTATTGCCACTCGCTTCCGGAGTGATGAGCCTCAATGGCCTGACCATTGATGACGGGCAGCTATGGTTGCCGCCGGAGCAGCGTAATATTGGTATGATCTTTCAGGATTACGCCCTGTTTCCCCATCTGACTGTGGCGGAAAACGTGGCGTTCGGATTACGTGATTTATCGCTCGTGCAGCGCCAGAGCAAGGTAACTGAAATGCTGGATCTGGTTCATCTCAGCGGCTTGAGCGATCGTTATCCGCATCAGTTATCGGGTGGTCAGCAGCAGCGGGTGGCGATTGCCCGCTCGCTCGCTTATAAGCCGGATCTGCTGTTACTTGATGAGCCGTTTTCGAATATCGATACTCAGGTGCGCCACGATCTGATTGCCGAGATCCGTAAGATCTTTAAAAAGCAGGGGGTGACCGCGATTTTTGTCACTCACTCACGGGAAGAGGCTTTTGCCTTTGCCGATAAAATGGCGGTGATGCAACACGGAGTGATCGAGCAGTACGGCACCGCATCGCAACTTTATTTTCATCCATCGAGCAAATTCGTGGCCGATTTTCTCGGCGGCGGCAGTTACCTGCCAGCGACACGTGTCAGTGACAGCCAGTATCAGACCGAATTCGGCGTGCTGGAAGCGACAGCGCAACAGATGATTAACCATGGCGGGCAATGTGAATTGTTGCTGCGCCCGCAGCAAATCCGTATTCACAGCGATGCGGGGAGTCAGGTGACGGTACTGGAGCAGCAGTTTATGGGCGATCACTGCCGCTATGTGATTGAAACCCAGGGCGCTAAATTATTGGCGACGTCATCGCAGGCAATTCAGATCGGCGAGAAAGTCGCGGTCAGTATTGATACCCAGGGGGTACTGGCGTTCTGA
- the rsmC gene encoding 16S rRNA (guanine(1207)-N(2))-methyltransferase RsmC, with protein sequence MSNYTAPSQIAERQLAYFAGKKVLVAGEAEDLFPLQLAKHCESVAVFTTHYGFHRQLQQHQGVTSYFGAELTDNLVADMILLYWPKAKQEAEYLLAMLMAKFGTGTEIVVVGENRSGVKSIEKMFAAYGPINKYDSARRCSFYWGQCTEQPAPFTLEQWFKSYQVEYQQHSLTIRSLPGVFSHGEFDIGSRLLLDSLPPLRGKVLDFGCGAGVLGSVMATLNPGIELEMCDISALAIRSSQATLAANHLSGRVFASDVYSDSARDYDFIVTNPPFHSGLDTSYSATETLLAKAPAHLKNRGELLVVANSFLKYPPIIEQAFGQCETVNKTNKFTIYQAKKSRA encoded by the coding sequence ATGTCCAATTACACCGCTCCCAGTCAGATAGCCGAACGCCAACTGGCCTATTTTGCCGGTAAAAAGGTGCTGGTGGCCGGAGAAGCCGAAGATCTGTTTCCGCTCCAACTGGCCAAACATTGTGAGTCAGTGGCGGTATTCACCACCCATTATGGGTTTCACCGTCAACTGCAACAGCATCAGGGCGTAACCAGCTACTTTGGTGCCGAACTGACTGACAACCTGGTGGCGGATATGATCCTGCTCTATTGGCCAAAAGCCAAACAGGAAGCAGAATATCTGCTGGCGATGCTGATGGCGAAATTTGGCACCGGGACCGAAATTGTCGTGGTGGGTGAAAACCGTTCCGGGGTCAAAAGCATAGAGAAAATGTTCGCCGCTTATGGCCCGATCAATAAGTATGATTCAGCGCGGCGCTGCTCGTTTTACTGGGGCCAGTGCACTGAGCAACCGGCACCATTTACGCTTGAGCAGTGGTTTAAATCCTATCAGGTTGAATATCAGCAGCACAGCCTGACCATTCGCAGCCTGCCTGGCGTATTCAGTCACGGTGAGTTTGATATCGGCAGCCGTCTGCTGCTCGACAGCCTGCCGCCACTGCGTGGCAAAGTGCTCGATTTTGGTTGCGGCGCCGGGGTCCTGGGCAGCGTGATGGCAACCCTCAATCCGGGGATTGAACTGGAGATGTGTGACATCAGCGCTTTGGCGATTCGTTCCAGCCAGGCAACCCTGGCCGCCAATCATCTGTCTGGCCGGGTATTCGCTTCTGACGTTTATTCAGACAGCGCGCGCGACTACGATTTTATCGTCACCAATCCGCCCTTCCACTCCGGGCTGGATACCAGTTACAGTGCGACCGAAACGCTGCTGGCTAAAGCGCCCGCCCATCTGAAAAACCGCGGTGAACTGTTGGTGGTGGCCAATAGCTTCCTCAAATACCCGCCCATCATCGAACAGGCATTCGGTCAGTGTGAAACCGTGAATAAAACCAATAAGTTCACAATTTACCAAGCAAAAAAATCTCGCGCCTGA
- the acnB gene encoding bifunctional aconitate hydratase 2/2-methylisocitrate dehydratase: MLEAYRKHVEERAAEGVVPKPLDAEQVAGLVELLKNPPQGEEEFILDLLENRIPPGVDEAAYVKAGFLTAITKGEVSSPLVSREKAATLLGTMQGGYNIEPLVSLLDDAELAPISAKALSQTLLMFDAFYDVEEKAKAGNAYAKQVMESWAEAEWFLKKPKLAEKITLTVFKVTGETNTDDLSPAPDAWSRPDIPVHALAMLKNERDGIQPDEPGKVGPIKQIEALKEKGHQLVYVGDVVGTGSSRKSATNSVLWFMGDDIPNVPNKRAGGFVLGGKIAPIFYNTMEDAGALPIELDVAKLNMGDVIDVYPYEGKVCAHGSDEVLSTFKLKTDVLLDEVRAGGRIPLIIGRGLTDKARQSLGLESSDVFSKPVPVADSGKGFTLAQKMVGKACGVEGIRPGTYCEPKMTTVGSQDTTGPMTRDELKDLACLGFSADLVMQSFCHTSAYPKPVDVQTHHTLPDFIMNRGGVSLRPGDGIIHSWLNRMLLPDTVGTGGDSHTRFPLGISFPAGSGLVAFAAATGVMPLDMPESVLVRFKGKMKPGITLRDLVHAIPYYGIKQGLLTVEKAGKINEFSGRVLEIEGLEHLTVEQAFELSDASAERSAAGCTVKLSPESISEYLQSNITMLKWMISEGYGNRRTIERRIKSMQEWLEKPELMEADKDADYAHVIEIDLAEIDQPILCAPNDPDDARLLSDVQGTAIDEVFIGSCMTNIGHFRAAGKLLDKYNGQLETRLWVAPPTKMDKDQLIEEGYYGIFGRAGVRIETPGCSLCMGNQARVADKSTVMSTSTRNFPNRLGNGANVFLASAELSAVGAILGRIPTKEEYLQYAEQIDATAADTYRYLNFHLMSDYTQKADTVIFQEPA, translated from the coding sequence GTGCTTGAAGCCTACCGTAAACACGTCGAAGAGCGTGCTGCTGAAGGAGTTGTACCTAAACCCCTAGACGCTGAGCAAGTCGCTGGACTTGTTGAACTGCTAAAAAATCCGCCGCAGGGAGAAGAAGAGTTCATTCTTGATCTGCTGGAAAACCGAATTCCTCCAGGCGTTGATGAAGCAGCTTATGTCAAAGCGGGTTTCCTGACAGCAATCACTAAAGGCGAAGTATCATCTCCACTGGTTAGTCGTGAAAAAGCCGCTACCCTGCTGGGCACCATGCAAGGTGGTTACAACATCGAACCTCTGGTGTCTCTGCTTGATGACGCCGAGTTGGCACCTATCTCTGCAAAAGCGCTGTCTCAAACTCTGCTGATGTTCGACGCATTCTACGATGTCGAAGAAAAAGCCAAAGCAGGTAATGCTTATGCTAAACAGGTGATGGAATCCTGGGCGGAAGCCGAATGGTTCCTGAAAAAACCTAAGCTGGCAGAAAAAATCACTCTGACTGTATTCAAAGTCACCGGTGAAACCAACACTGACGACCTGTCTCCGGCACCGGATGCCTGGTCTCGTCCTGATATCCCGGTCCACGCTCTGGCGATGCTGAAAAACGAACGCGATGGCATCCAGCCTGATGAGCCGGGCAAAGTGGGTCCGATTAAACAGATTGAAGCGCTGAAAGAGAAAGGCCATCAACTGGTTTATGTGGGCGACGTTGTCGGTACCGGTTCTTCCCGTAAGTCCGCTACTAACTCTGTGCTGTGGTTCATGGGGGATGATATCCCGAATGTACCAAACAAACGCGCGGGTGGTTTTGTGCTGGGCGGTAAGATCGCGCCAATCTTCTACAACACGATGGAAGATGCCGGTGCGCTGCCGATTGAACTGGACGTCGCAAAACTGAACATGGGCGATGTCATCGATGTTTACCCATATGAAGGTAAAGTGTGTGCACACGGCAGCGATGAAGTCCTGTCGACCTTCAAACTGAAAACTGACGTGCTGCTGGACGAAGTTCGTGCCGGCGGTCGTATTCCGCTGATCATCGGCCGTGGCCTGACTGACAAAGCTCGTCAGTCGCTGGGTCTTGAATCAAGCGATGTATTCTCGAAACCAGTACCGGTTGCCGATTCAGGTAAAGGCTTTACGCTGGCACAGAAAATGGTCGGTAAAGCGTGTGGCGTGGAAGGCATCCGCCCTGGTACTTACTGTGAACCTAAGATGACTACTGTCGGTTCTCAGGATACCACTGGTCCTATGACGCGTGATGAACTGAAAGATCTGGCGTGTCTGGGCTTCTCCGCAGATTTGGTGATGCAGTCTTTCTGCCACACCTCTGCGTATCCGAAACCGGTTGACGTTCAGACGCACCACACTCTGCCAGATTTCATCATGAACCGTGGCGGTGTATCACTGCGCCCTGGCGACGGTATCATCCACTCATGGCTGAACCGCATGCTGCTGCCTGATACTGTGGGTACCGGTGGTGACTCGCACACCCGTTTCCCTCTGGGTATCTCTTTCCCGGCAGGTTCTGGCCTGGTCGCTTTCGCGGCGGCAACCGGTGTGATGCCACTGGATATGCCAGAGTCAGTCCTGGTGCGTTTTAAAGGTAAGATGAAACCAGGTATCACACTGCGTGATCTGGTCCATGCTATTCCTTACTACGGTATCAAACAGGGTCTGCTGACAGTAGAAAAAGCCGGTAAGATCAACGAATTCTCTGGTCGTGTTCTGGAGATCGAAGGTCTTGAGCACCTGACGGTTGAACAGGCATTCGAACTGTCGGATGCATCGGCAGAACGTTCTGCTGCGGGTTGTACTGTGAAACTGTCGCCAGAGTCTATCTCTGAGTACCTGCAATCCAACATCACCATGCTGAAATGGATGATATCGGAAGGCTATGGCAATCGCCGTACCATCGAGCGCCGCATTAAGTCGATGCAAGAGTGGCTGGAGAAGCCTGAACTAATGGAAGCAGATAAAGATGCTGACTACGCACACGTGATCGAAATCGATCTGGCGGAAATCGATCAGCCGATCCTTTGTGCGCCAAACGATCCGGATGATGCACGCCTGCTGTCTGATGTTCAGGGTACGGCAATCGATGAAGTGTTCATCGGTTCTTGTATGACCAACATCGGTCACTTCCGTGCTGCAGGTAAACTGCTGGATAAATACAACGGTCAGCTTGAAACCCGTCTGTGGGTGGCTCCGCCAACCAAGATGGATAAAGATCAACTGATTGAAGAAGGTTACTATGGTATCTTCGGCCGCGCTGGGGTACGCATCGAAACTCCGGGATGTTCACTGTGTATGGGTAACCAGGCTCGCGTGGCAGATAAATCGACCGTCATGTCAACGTCTACCCGTAACTTCCCGAACCGTCTTGGTAACGGCGCGAATGTATTCCTGGCCTCGGCTGAACTGTCAGCGGTCGGTGCAATTCTGGGCCGCATTCCGACGAAGGAAGAGTACCTGCAGTATGCTGAGCAGATTGATGCGACGGCTGCCGATACTTACCGTTACCTGAACTTCCACCTGATGAGTGATTACACCCAGAAGGCGGATACGGTGATTTTCCAGGAACCGGCATAA
- the hemL gene encoding glutamate-1-semialdehyde 2,1-aminomutase — protein MTKSEDLYQKAQSKIPGGVNSPVRAFNGVGGSPLFIDRADGAFIFDADGKAYIDYVGSWGPMILGHNHAVIRDAVVNAAHRGLSFGAPTEMEIAMAELVSELVPSMEQLRMVNSGTEATMSAIRLARGYTGRDKIIKFEGCYHGHADSLLVKAGSGALTLGQPSSPGVPADFAKYTLTARFNDLDSVRELFAANPGEIACIIVEPVAGNMNCIPPVEGFHEGLREICDNEGALLIFDEVMTGFRVALGGAQAHYNIKPDLTTLGKVIGGGMPVGAFGGRKEVMQYVAPTGPVYQAGTLSGNPIAMAAGYACLSLLKEEGNEKRLAAKTKQLADGFKELAQQHGIPLLVHQVGGMFGFFFTDQEQVTCYEDVAKCDVERFRKFFHLMLQHGVYLAPSAFEASFTSLAHGSKEIEATLEAADRSFAELAQQG, from the coding sequence ATGACCAAATCAGAAGATCTTTATCAGAAGGCACAAAGCAAAATTCCTGGTGGCGTAAACTCGCCGGTACGCGCATTTAATGGTGTGGGTGGTTCACCACTGTTTATCGACCGTGCAGATGGCGCGTTTATCTTTGATGCTGACGGTAAAGCGTACATTGATTATGTCGGTTCATGGGGCCCGATGATTCTTGGTCACAACCACGCTGTGATTCGTGATGCAGTGGTCAATGCCGCCCACCGCGGACTCAGCTTCGGCGCGCCGACTGAGATGGAAATTGCCATGGCTGAACTGGTTTCTGAACTGGTCCCGTCGATGGAACAACTGCGTATGGTGAACTCGGGGACGGAAGCGACCATGAGTGCAATTCGCCTTGCTCGTGGTTACACCGGTCGCGATAAGATCATTAAGTTTGAAGGCTGCTACCACGGCCACGCAGACAGCCTGCTGGTCAAAGCCGGTTCAGGCGCTCTGACACTGGGTCAGCCCAGCTCACCGGGTGTTCCGGCAGACTTTGCTAAATATACCCTGACAGCACGTTTCAACGATCTGGACTCAGTGCGTGAACTGTTTGCCGCCAACCCGGGCGAAATCGCTTGTATCATCGTAGAACCGGTCGCGGGCAACATGAACTGTATTCCGCCAGTCGAAGGCTTCCATGAAGGCCTGCGCGAAATCTGTGACAACGAAGGCGCGCTGCTGATTTTCGACGAAGTGATGACCGGCTTCCGTGTTGCTCTGGGCGGAGCTCAGGCACACTACAATATCAAACCTGACCTGACGACGCTGGGTAAAGTGATCGGCGGCGGTATGCCGGTGGGCGCATTTGGTGGTCGTAAAGAGGTGATGCAGTACGTCGCACCAACCGGTCCGGTTTACCAGGCAGGTACTTTATCCGGTAACCCAATTGCCATGGCAGCCGGCTATGCCTGTCTGTCTCTGCTGAAAGAAGAAGGCAACGAGAAGCGCCTGGCGGCCAAAACCAAACAACTGGCAGACGGCTTTAAAGAGCTGGCTCAGCAGCACGGTATCCCGCTGCTGGTGCACCAGGTCGGCGGGATGTTCGGTTTCTTCTTTACCGATCAGGAGCAGGTGACCTGCTACGAAGACGTGGCCAAGTGCGATGTGGAACGTTTCCGTAAATTCTTCCACCTGATGCTGCAACACGGTGTTTATCTGGCACCTTCAGCGTTCGAGGCCAGCTTTACCTCTCTGGCGCACGGTTCGAAAGAAATCGAAGCGACGCTGGAAGCGGCTGACCGCAGCTTTGCTGAACTAGCCCAGCAAGGCTGA